Within Leguminivora glycinivorella isolate SPB_JAAS2020 chromosome 26, LegGlyc_1.1, whole genome shotgun sequence, the genomic segment GCGCACACACACCCCTGCGAGTGATCCATAGAAACGCGTAAGCAGGTAAGGTAagtgttttatatatatatatatatatatatatatatatatatatatatatatatatatatcgattgattaaatatatatattagatACTGACTGATTTGTATTTTATGTGTCATGCCGTGAAACTAAAACTTTAGCACAGAATCATATTGTGGCCCTGAAAAGGGCCTTTGGCAACCGGTCACCCGCGCGGTATGTAATGCCGCAGACGTTAATCCGAAAGACAAACGAATGCAACACACATTAACCGAACTCCGGGCGTTACCGCCAGATAGGTATGTAAGAAGGTAAGGAGGCAGCCTAAGCCTTCTTCTCGGTCTTCTTGGGCAGGAGCACGGCCTGAATGTTAGGCAGCACACCGCCCTGGGCGATGGTCACGCCGGAGAGGAGCTTGTTCAACTCTTCGTCGTTGCGTATCGCCAGCTGGAGATGTCTCGGGATGATCCTGGTCTTCTTGTTGTCGCGAGCGGCGTTTCCGGCCAACTCGAGAACCTCAGCCGCCAGGTACTCCATGACGGCCGCGAGGTACACGGGGGCACCGGCACCGACGCGCTCGGCGTAGTTGCCCTTGCGCAGAAGCCTGTGGATACGACCGACGGGGAACTGGAGTCCGGCACGGTTAGAACGGGATTTTGCCTTTCCCTTAACTTTACCACCCTTGCCGCGTCCAGACATGTTTATAGTaagttaattaattaataaattaactaaaaactaaaaaaaataacacaatcAAACAACACGACAGACAAACGTACTAATCACGTACGATCGTGAGCTGATACTAATGAAAAAAAtacctgtattttattttatattttacgtGCGTATATGATAGTGGGGAGTATGAAGGGCAGAGATGACACGAGCGTGATCGGCCAATCAACGCTCACATAACGAAACCGCGTATCGAAGCAGAGGGAAAGAGACAGTGCGATGAGTGATTAGTGACGTGTGTTCtgcatttatttatatgataaattTGTAAATTAATTGAATGACTTCACGACTCTATGTATGTTTGCTTATTGCAATGAAACAGAGGTACTAAATAACCGTTCAATATCATACGTTAGCTCTGAAAAGGGCTTTCAGGGAATGAGATGAGGTGAGGTGAGGTGAGGTGAGGTGAGAGGGCGATGAGACGTGAGTGGATGAGAGAATGGCTGGTTACCCTGCATGTTATGTGCACTAATAGGCAAACACTGATTCTAATTGTATATAtaatgatcatcatcatcatcgtcgcctgaaaaaaaaaaaaaaatctggcaTGTCGGGGCCGTGTTATGTGTGCACAGTTATGGAATTATTTTTGACTGATGGTGTGAATTAGTGTGtggataaaataaatttatatggaTGCAGTATACATGGTGAATGATGATTTTCTATTTGGAAAACGTGAGTGTTTCAAATTACTTAATTACTACCTAAATGTTATATCCTGTGTGTGTAGAATATGTAGATATATGTTGAGTCTAGGGAGTCGGGCAGTCGGGCCTCTCATCAAAGAGAGAGAGAAGAAGTGACCGATACCTACTTACTATTACTGTTACTACGATATATTGGTTGGTGACGGCACGTATGGTATGAATATGGAATGAATATCGGCGGGCTTCGGCTAGGTTAGGCTGCACAGACCATCGATCGAtataatattttcaccacaccaactggtaaaggcattctttgctattcgaaaacagatagcaaaattgcattttatccacaagggggcaaagtaatttcatgcaaattttaacccgatgtcttaatatgtctgctagattttacctataaatgatgattttgaatcaaaaatattgaataaattgatgaatttgatttattttgatgttttatagtcagtattttgttcgtgttggtgtggtgaaaaattttgtgtttcactcggtggcaaagtttgtttaaccttcgtgccttgataccctcgcaacgctcaagattccactatattgagaatattggaatctttcgcttgctcaggtatcaatattggcacgtgcggttaaacaactactttgcccccttgtaaaacaaataactattgatacttttaaaataattatataggaGGAGGTACCCAAATTTCATATTGACGTACTCAAGTAACTGTTGTTTATTTAACTtaagattttatttgaaatgAATACCTACTAACCTAACTGAATGAAACCTAACTTCGCGCAACCTAACTCGTTCAAACCTCACTCTACGTGACCTAACTCGGCTCGGATCAGTGATTTAAACTAACTtgcaataggtacctatattattaaaaataataattttactacaacattataataattagaGGTATTATGTGTTTTATATAACGATTGCCACCGTATGTACGGCCTGAAACGAAACTTTTCACATAACATTCTGAACGTATTTGTGGCCCTGAAAAGGGCCGGTTATTGTTTGTTTGACGTACAAACAGACCACACTCTAGCAGCGTGCTCACTTAGAGCTGGTGTACTTGGTGACGGCCTTGGTGCCTTCACTGACGGCGTGCTTGGCGAGCTCGCCGGGGAGGAGCAGCCTGACGGAGGTCTGCACCTCCCTGCTGGTGATGGTGGACCTCTTGTTGTAGTGGGCGAGGCGGGAGGCCTCGGCGGCGATGCGCTCGAAGATATCGTTCACGAACGAGTTCATGATCGACATGGCCTTGCTGGAGATACCGGTGTCGGGGTGGACCTGCTTCAGCACCTTGTATATGTAGATGGCGTAGCTCTCCTTGCGCTTGtgcttcttctttttctttgaGTCAGACTTGGAGATATTCTTCTGGGCGTTACCAGATTTCTTGGCAGCTTTACCGCTCGTC encodes:
- the LOC125239996 gene encoding histone H2A, which gives rise to MSGRGKGGKVKGKAKSRSNRAGLQFPVGRIHRLLRKGNYAERVGAGAPVYLAAVMEYLAAEVLELAGNAARDNKKTRIIPRHLQLAIRNDEELNKLLSGVTIAQGGVLPNIQAVLLPKKTEKKA
- the LOC125239971 gene encoding histone H2B-like; translated protein: MPPKTSGKAAKKSGNAQKNISKSDSKKKKKHKRKESYAIYIYKVLKQVHPDTGISSKAMSIMNSFVNDIFERIAAEASRLAHYNKRSTITSREVQTSVRLLLPGELAKHAVSEGTKAVTKYTSSK